The Carassius auratus strain Wakin chromosome 40, ASM336829v1, whole genome shotgun sequence genome has a segment encoding these proteins:
- the LOC113058281 gene encoding dehydrogenase/reductase SDR family member 11-like, which translates to MHRWKGRVALVTGASVGIGAAIAKSLVQHGMKVVGCARNLENIEKLAAECVSSGFSGTLIPYKCDLSVEDDMLSMFSWIKVQHQGVDVCINNAGLALPEPLLSGKTSGWRTMMDVNVIGLSVCTREAYQSMKERNIDDGHIININSMSGHRVVNNADIHFYTASKYAVTALTEGLRQELREAKTHIRATCISPGLVETEFAYRLLRENPEKAAATYKSIKCLEAADIANAVVYVLSAPPHVQIGDIQMRPVEQLT; encoded by the exons ATGCATCGCTGGAAAGGCAGGGTTGCTCTGGTCACTGGAGCTTCGGTGGGAATCGGAGCCGCAATCGCGAAGTCTCTTGTCCAGCATGGCATGAAGGTGGTCGGCTGTGCCAGAAATTTGGAGAATATAGAG aaACTGGCAGCAGAATGTGTCAGTAGTGGATTCAGTGGCACTCTGATCCCATATAAATGTGATCTGTCTGTAGAAGACGACATGTTATCCATGTTCTCCTGGATCAAAGTTCAGCACCAGGGTGTTGACGTGTGTATTAATAATGCAGGTTTGGCTCTCCCAGAACCTCTGTTGAGCGGCAAAACCAGTGGCTGGAGGACTATGATGGAC GTGAATGTCATTGGCCTGTCAGTGTGCACCCGTGAGGCTTACCAGTCCATGAAAGAACGAAATATTGATGATGGTCATATCATTAATATTAACAG cATGAGTGGACACCGGGTGGTCAACAATGCCGACATACACTTCTACACTGCCAGCAAATATGCAGTGACTGCTCTCACAGAAGGTTTGAGACAAGAGTTACGAGAGGCCAAGACTCACATACGTGCTACA TGTATTTCTCCTGGATTAGTGGAGACTGAATTTGCCTACCGACTCTTAAGGGAAAACCCAGAAAAAGCTGCTGCTACTTATAAAAGTATAAAG TGCCTAGAAGCAGCTGACATCGCAAACGCAGTGGTGTATGTCCTGAGTGCTCCTCCTCATGTTCAG aTTGGTGACATTCAGATGAGGCCTGTGGAGCAGCTGACATAA